From Pelmatolapia mariae isolate MD_Pm_ZW linkage group LG22, Pm_UMD_F_2, whole genome shotgun sequence, a single genomic window includes:
- the hycc1 gene encoding hyccin isoform X4, translating to MLAMDQGVVEEWLSEFKTLPDSAVSTYAASLKDKGALVPALYKVIRENYSDLLEPVCHQLFEFYRSGEPQLQRFTLQFLPELLWSLLSVSAARDPHTSGCIEALLLGIYNLEIVDKDGQSKVLSFTVPSLSKPSVYHEPSTIGSMALTEGALANHGLSRVVYSGPHLQRETFTAQNRFEVLTFLLLCYNAALSYMSSTSLQSLCQLSSRVCICGYPRQQMRRYKGINTRLTVTSEFLVQLITGIHYALCNGEVDLGSKALDDVLYRAQLELFPEALLVGNAIKSSLHSAALKSNNKEGARSIQVEITPTSSRISRNAVTSLSIRGHRWKRHAENQEVSVDGEAAVGGVAIPEINVTGVSGDRMPNGDSLRPRPDGRSPTDGDMMGATSEVSMDPRGHDSSIRLETQWIWVPRMS from the exons ATGTTGGCTATGGACCAAGGAGTGGTGGAGGAATGGCTGTCAGAATTTAAG ACCCTTCCTGACAGTGCCGTCTCCACCTATGCTGCCTCACTAAAAGACAAAGGTGCCCTGGTTCCTGCACTCTACAAGGTCATCAGAGAGAACTACAGTGAC TTACTAGAGCCAGTGTGTCACCAGTTGTTTGAGTTTTACCGGAGTGGTGAGCCGCAGCTGCAGCGTTTCACGCTACAGTTCCTGCCAGAGCTCCTGTGGAGCCTCCTGTCCGTCAGCGCAGCCAGAGACCCCCACACCTCCGGCTGCATCGAGGCCCTGCTGCTAGGCATTTACAACCTG GAAATAGTTGATAAGGATGGACAGAGTAAGGTGTTATCTTTTACCGTCCCTTCCCTCTCCAAACCCTCAGTTTACCATGAG CCTTCAACTATTGGCTCCATGGCCCTTACCGAAGGAGCTCTAGCTAACCATGGGCTGAGCAGAGTGGTGTACAGCGGGCCTCACCTCCAGAGAGAAACCTTCACAGCACAGAACAG ATTTGAGGTGCTGACCTTCCTCCTGCTTTGCTACAACGCCGCTCTCAGCTACATGTCCTCCACCTCCCTGCAGTCCCTCTGCCAGCTCAGCTCCAG GGTGTGTATTTGTGGTTACCCACGGCAACAGATGCGGCGGTACAAAGGCATTAACACACGGCTCACAGTCACATCAGAGTTCCTGGTTCAGCTCATCACAGGGATCCACTACGCCTT GTGTAATGGTGAAGTTGACCTGGGATCCAAAGCACTGGATGACGTTCTGTATCGAGCCCAGCTAGAGTTGTTCCCCGAAGCCCTGTTG GTGGGTAACGCCATTAAGTCATCACTGCACAGTGCAGCACTGAAAAGCAACAATAAGGAGGGTGCGCGGAGTATTCAGGTGGAGATCACACCTACCTCCTCGAGGATCTCCCGCAACGCTGTTACCTCCCTCTCGATCAGGGGACACCGCTGGAAGAGACATG CAGAGAACCAGGAGGTGAGTGTAGACGGTGAAGCTGCGGTGGGGGGCGTGGCCATCCCAGAGATCAATGTAACGGGCGTGAGCGGCGATCGAATGCCCAACGGGGACTCCCTGCGGCCACGCCCCGATGGCCGTTCCCCGACAGACGGCGACATGATGGGTGCCACCTCTGAGGTCAGCATGGACCCCCGAGGTCATGACTCCAGCATACGTCTGGAG ACGCAGTGGATCTGGGTTCCCCGGATGAGCTGA
- the hycc1 gene encoding hyccin isoform X3 — translation MLAMDQGVVEEWLSEFKTLPDSAVSTYAASLKDKGALVPALYKVIRENYSDLLEPVCHQLFEFYRSGEPQLQRFTLQFLPELLWSLLSVSAARDPHTSGCIEALLLGIYNLEIVDKDGQSKVLSFTVPSLSKPSVYHEPSTIGSMALTEGALANHGLSRVVYSGPHLQRETFTAQNRFEVLTFLLLCYNAALSYMSSTSLQSLCQLSSRVCICGYPRQQMRRYKGINTRLTVTSEFLVQLITGIHYALCNGEVDLGSKALDDVLYRAQLELFPEALLVGNAIKSSLHSAALKSNNKEGARSIQVEITPTSSRISRNAVTSLSIRGHRWKRHENQEVSVDGEAAVGGVAIPEINVTGVSGDRMPNGDSLRPRPDGRSPTDGDMMGATSEVSMDPRGHDSSIRLEVRRQKSVRRMVENEGSGSASTGRNQY, via the exons ATGTTGGCTATGGACCAAGGAGTGGTGGAGGAATGGCTGTCAGAATTTAAG ACCCTTCCTGACAGTGCCGTCTCCACCTATGCTGCCTCACTAAAAGACAAAGGTGCCCTGGTTCCTGCACTCTACAAGGTCATCAGAGAGAACTACAGTGAC TTACTAGAGCCAGTGTGTCACCAGTTGTTTGAGTTTTACCGGAGTGGTGAGCCGCAGCTGCAGCGTTTCACGCTACAGTTCCTGCCAGAGCTCCTGTGGAGCCTCCTGTCCGTCAGCGCAGCCAGAGACCCCCACACCTCCGGCTGCATCGAGGCCCTGCTGCTAGGCATTTACAACCTG GAAATAGTTGATAAGGATGGACAGAGTAAGGTGTTATCTTTTACCGTCCCTTCCCTCTCCAAACCCTCAGTTTACCATGAG CCTTCAACTATTGGCTCCATGGCCCTTACCGAAGGAGCTCTAGCTAACCATGGGCTGAGCAGAGTGGTGTACAGCGGGCCTCACCTCCAGAGAGAAACCTTCACAGCACAGAACAG ATTTGAGGTGCTGACCTTCCTCCTGCTTTGCTACAACGCCGCTCTCAGCTACATGTCCTCCACCTCCCTGCAGTCCCTCTGCCAGCTCAGCTCCAG GGTGTGTATTTGTGGTTACCCACGGCAACAGATGCGGCGGTACAAAGGCATTAACACACGGCTCACAGTCACATCAGAGTTCCTGGTTCAGCTCATCACAGGGATCCACTACGCCTT GTGTAATGGTGAAGTTGACCTGGGATCCAAAGCACTGGATGACGTTCTGTATCGAGCCCAGCTAGAGTTGTTCCCCGAAGCCCTGTTG GTGGGTAACGCCATTAAGTCATCACTGCACAGTGCAGCACTGAAAAGCAACAATAAGGAGGGTGCGCGGAGTATTCAGGTGGAGATCACACCTACCTCCTCGAGGATCTCCCGCAACGCTGTTACCTCCCTCTCGATCAGGGGACACCGCTGGAAGAGACATG AGAACCAGGAGGTGAGTGTAGACGGTGAAGCTGCGGTGGGGGGCGTGGCCATCCCAGAGATCAATGTAACGGGCGTGAGCGGCGATCGAATGCCCAACGGGGACTCCCTGCGGCCACGCCCCGATGGCCGTTCCCCGACAGACGGCGACATGATGGGTGCCACCTCTGAGGTCAGCATGGACCCCCGAGGTCATGACTCCAGCATACGTCTGGAGGTCAGGAGGCAGAAGTCTGTGAGGCGAATGGTGGAGAATGAGGGTTCTGGGTCAGCCTCCACAGGGAGGAACCAGTACTAA
- the hycc1 gene encoding hyccin isoform X2, which yields MLAMDQGVVEEWLSEFKTLPDSAVSTYAASLKDKGALVPALYKVIRENYSDLLEPVCHQLFEFYRSGEPQLQRFTLQFLPELLWSLLSVSAARDPHTSGCIEALLLGIYNLEIVDKDGQSKVLSFTVPSLSKPSVYHEPSTIGSMALTEGALANHGLSRVVYSGPHLQRETFTAQNRFEVLTFLLLCYNAALSYMSSTSLQSLCQLSSRVCICGYPRQQMRRYKGINTRLTVTSEFLVQLITGIHYALCNGEVDLGSKALDDVLYRAQLELFPEALLVGNAIKSSLHSAALKSNNKEGARSIQVEITPTSSRISRNAVTSLSIRGHRWKRHAENQEVSVDGEAAVGGVAIPEINVTGVSGDRMPNGDSLRPRPDGRSPTDGDMMGATSEVSMDPRGHDSSIRLEVRRQKSVRRMVENEGSGSASTGRNQY from the exons ATGTTGGCTATGGACCAAGGAGTGGTGGAGGAATGGCTGTCAGAATTTAAG ACCCTTCCTGACAGTGCCGTCTCCACCTATGCTGCCTCACTAAAAGACAAAGGTGCCCTGGTTCCTGCACTCTACAAGGTCATCAGAGAGAACTACAGTGAC TTACTAGAGCCAGTGTGTCACCAGTTGTTTGAGTTTTACCGGAGTGGTGAGCCGCAGCTGCAGCGTTTCACGCTACAGTTCCTGCCAGAGCTCCTGTGGAGCCTCCTGTCCGTCAGCGCAGCCAGAGACCCCCACACCTCCGGCTGCATCGAGGCCCTGCTGCTAGGCATTTACAACCTG GAAATAGTTGATAAGGATGGACAGAGTAAGGTGTTATCTTTTACCGTCCCTTCCCTCTCCAAACCCTCAGTTTACCATGAG CCTTCAACTATTGGCTCCATGGCCCTTACCGAAGGAGCTCTAGCTAACCATGGGCTGAGCAGAGTGGTGTACAGCGGGCCTCACCTCCAGAGAGAAACCTTCACAGCACAGAACAG ATTTGAGGTGCTGACCTTCCTCCTGCTTTGCTACAACGCCGCTCTCAGCTACATGTCCTCCACCTCCCTGCAGTCCCTCTGCCAGCTCAGCTCCAG GGTGTGTATTTGTGGTTACCCACGGCAACAGATGCGGCGGTACAAAGGCATTAACACACGGCTCACAGTCACATCAGAGTTCCTGGTTCAGCTCATCACAGGGATCCACTACGCCTT GTGTAATGGTGAAGTTGACCTGGGATCCAAAGCACTGGATGACGTTCTGTATCGAGCCCAGCTAGAGTTGTTCCCCGAAGCCCTGTTG GTGGGTAACGCCATTAAGTCATCACTGCACAGTGCAGCACTGAAAAGCAACAATAAGGAGGGTGCGCGGAGTATTCAGGTGGAGATCACACCTACCTCCTCGAGGATCTCCCGCAACGCTGTTACCTCCCTCTCGATCAGGGGACACCGCTGGAAGAGACATG CAGAGAACCAGGAGGTGAGTGTAGACGGTGAAGCTGCGGTGGGGGGCGTGGCCATCCCAGAGATCAATGTAACGGGCGTGAGCGGCGATCGAATGCCCAACGGGGACTCCCTGCGGCCACGCCCCGATGGCCGTTCCCCGACAGACGGCGACATGATGGGTGCCACCTCTGAGGTCAGCATGGACCCCCGAGGTCATGACTCCAGCATACGTCTGGAGGTCAGGAGGCAGAAGTCTGTGAGGCGAATGGTGGAGAATGAGGGTTCTGGGTCAGCCTCCACAGGGAGGAACCAGTACTAA
- the hycc1 gene encoding hyccin isoform X1, which translates to MLAMDQGVVEEWLSEFKTLPDSAVSTYAASLKDKGALVPALYKVIRENYSDLLEPVCHQLFEFYRSGEPQLQRFTLQFLPELLWSLLSVSAARDPHTSGCIEALLLGIYNLEIVDKDGQSKVLSFTVPSLSKPSVYHEPSTIGSMALTEGALANHGLSRVVYSGPHLQRETFTAQNRFEVLTFLLLCYNAALSYMSSTSLQSLCQLSSRVCICGYPRQQMRRYKGINTRLTVTSEFLVQLITGIHYALCNGEVDLGSKALDDVLYRAQLELFPEALLVGNAIKSSLHSAALKSNNKEGARSIQVEITPTSSRISRNAVTSLSIRGHRWKRHDAVDLGSPDELMDISEVDEGVWPGGAGPDMTPPTITISNSVTTLNLGAKAMKKCRLGGRTSKDKDKEAGPLMPGRAASENAELSVKRLTLTSSQSVPKAGALTSLTRTASAVFSRSFEHVASSNAPPSSNHTASEAGRYSCSLQEEGLAYLSPAPNHTQRSPSISVHLGSDL; encoded by the exons ATGTTGGCTATGGACCAAGGAGTGGTGGAGGAATGGCTGTCAGAATTTAAG ACCCTTCCTGACAGTGCCGTCTCCACCTATGCTGCCTCACTAAAAGACAAAGGTGCCCTGGTTCCTGCACTCTACAAGGTCATCAGAGAGAACTACAGTGAC TTACTAGAGCCAGTGTGTCACCAGTTGTTTGAGTTTTACCGGAGTGGTGAGCCGCAGCTGCAGCGTTTCACGCTACAGTTCCTGCCAGAGCTCCTGTGGAGCCTCCTGTCCGTCAGCGCAGCCAGAGACCCCCACACCTCCGGCTGCATCGAGGCCCTGCTGCTAGGCATTTACAACCTG GAAATAGTTGATAAGGATGGACAGAGTAAGGTGTTATCTTTTACCGTCCCTTCCCTCTCCAAACCCTCAGTTTACCATGAG CCTTCAACTATTGGCTCCATGGCCCTTACCGAAGGAGCTCTAGCTAACCATGGGCTGAGCAGAGTGGTGTACAGCGGGCCTCACCTCCAGAGAGAAACCTTCACAGCACAGAACAG ATTTGAGGTGCTGACCTTCCTCCTGCTTTGCTACAACGCCGCTCTCAGCTACATGTCCTCCACCTCCCTGCAGTCCCTCTGCCAGCTCAGCTCCAG GGTGTGTATTTGTGGTTACCCACGGCAACAGATGCGGCGGTACAAAGGCATTAACACACGGCTCACAGTCACATCAGAGTTCCTGGTTCAGCTCATCACAGGGATCCACTACGCCTT GTGTAATGGTGAAGTTGACCTGGGATCCAAAGCACTGGATGACGTTCTGTATCGAGCCCAGCTAGAGTTGTTCCCCGAAGCCCTGTTG GTGGGTAACGCCATTAAGTCATCACTGCACAGTGCAGCACTGAAAAGCAACAATAAGGAGGGTGCGCGGAGTATTCAGGTGGAGATCACACCTACCTCCTCGAGGATCTCCCGCAACGCTGTTACCTCCCTCTCGATCAGGGGACACCGCTGGAAGAGACATG ACGCAGTGGATCTGGGTTCCCCGGATGAGCTGATGGATATTTCGGAGGTGGATGAAGGGGTTTGGCCAGGTGGCGCGGGGCCTGACATGACCCCACCCACCATCACTATCAGCAACAGTGTCACAACATTGAACCTGGGGGCCAAAGCCATGAAGAAGTGTCGGCTTGGCGGGCGGACCAGCAAGGACAAGGACAAGGAGGCGGGCCCTCTAATGCCGGGCCGGGCCGCCAGCGAGAACGCAGAGCTGTCTGTCAAGCGGCTAACGCTCACTTCCAGCCAATCGGTGCCCAAAGCGGGAGCCCTCACCAGCCTGACGCGCACTGCCAGCGCCGTTTTCTCACGCTCCTTTGAGCACGTGGCCAGCAGCAACGCCCCTCCCTCAAGCAACCACACCGCCTCCGAAGCCGGCCGCTACTCCTGCAGCTTGCAGGAGGAAGGCTTGGCGTACTTGAGTCCAGCGCCAAATCACACACAGCGCTCCCCCAGCATTAGCGTTCATCTCGGCTCTGACCTTTGA
- the tomm7 gene encoding mitochondrial import receptor subunit TOM7 homolog: MAKLSKESKQRLQQLFQCGQFVIRWGFIPTVLYLGFKRGADPGMPEPTFLSLLWG, encoded by the exons ATGGCTAAACTGAGCAAAGAGAGTAAACAGCGGCTGCAGCAGCTGTTCCAGTGCGGCCAGTTTGTCATCCGATGGGGTTTTATTCCAACCGTGCTGTACCTCG GTTTCAAACGAGGAGCAGATCCAGGGATGCCTGAACCTACTTTCTTAAG CTTGCTCTGGGGCTGA
- the LOC135932840 gene encoding interleukin-6-like, producing the protein MPSIFTDVHFFSAVMLAALLLCASGAPIEDGSVAGDFSGEGTEEAEMSTVKPFNIWKSLFDSAQEYEKAFEHHFQTLENRDQALDSHIPASIPKHCNITKFRKEACLQTLAKGLLIYSVLLKHVEKEYRGSLNFSDAPSNIGTLIDLAGMVKGKMKNSNQVTPLTSSEEEQLLKEVNSPDPYHSKLHAYSILRALKAFLSEGKRAVCRMEKRLDQSADTSC; encoded by the exons ATGCCCTCTATATTCA CAGATGTGCACTTTTTCTCTGCGGTGATGCTGGCCGCTCTGCTTCTCTGCGCTTCCGGCGCTCCGATTGAAGACGGAAGTGTGGCAGGTGACTTCTCAGGTGAGGGGACGGAGGAGGCGGAGATGTCCACTGTCAAGCCTTTTAATATATGGAAGTCACTCTTTGACTCAGCTCAAGAATACGAGAAAGCG TTTGAGCACCATTTCCAGACTCTGGAGAATCGTGATCAAGCTTTGGACTCCCACATCCCCGCCTCTATCCCGAAGCACTGCAATATTACCAAGTTCAGAAAG GAGGCTTGTCTCCAGACGCTGGCCAAGGGTCTGCTCATCTATTCGGTTTTACTCAAGCACGTAGAGAAGGAGTACCGCGGCAGTTTGAACTTCTCCGACGCTCCGTCAAACATCGGCACTCTGATCGACCTGGCCGGCATGGTCAAAGGAAAG atgaaaaacagcaATCAAGTCACACCGCTGACCAGCAGTGAGGAGGAGCAGCTTCTCAAGGAGGTCAACAGTCCAGATCCTTACCACAGCAAGTTGCACGCCTACAGCATCCTGAGAGCCCTCAAAGCCTTCCTGAGTGAGGGGAAAAGAGCTGTTTGTAGAATGGAAAAGAGACTGGACCAATCAGCGGATACCAGTTGTTAA